The Hevea brasiliensis isolate MT/VB/25A 57/8 chromosome 9, ASM3005281v1, whole genome shotgun sequence nucleotide sequence GTTCAGGCAATACCAACAATCAACAAAATAATGTATTCACAGATAATTCCTTCTCCTTAAAAGGAGTTCACTAGTACAGTTAATATTATTACCAGTTCCCTATGAAGAGGAGGAAGATTCCTCGCATGAGGGTTTATGACAACCGACCAGGGAGAACTAGGCCCTTGGATATTCTTGAAACAAGAGTCGGGTACAGATTCGGGAGATGTATAATCATGCCCATTATTAACTTTATGATTATTTTGTCTCATTAACTCCAGCTGTGAAGATACAGACAAGTTATGATTCTTAACATTTGCATTTAATTGATGTGCATCAGAAAGGCATCCAACCTGCTCACTGCATAGGGACTCACCAAAGTACCCTGAATTTCTGCACAGAAGAAATCCAAATATTTTGAGCCATAATAAAAAGATGCATAATATAGACAGGAACTACACTGAAATATTCATGCCTAGTCTCTGAAGTCCGAACAAATAGAAGATGACCTATCAATCACTGAAGATGCCTCCTTCATGTTACTTTTTGAGGGGTTAGATGCCAATGGCCCAGAACTTGCGGCATGCACACCAGTGTTATATGTACCAAAGCTCAAATGTGAGCAGTCAGCACCTAAGGTTCGCATATCATTTGGAAACACCACTGCACAGTCATCCTCTGATGTCAGCACTAATTTTGCCTCTTTCTCCAGACTCAGCTGCTGCAAGCTTGCAGCAGTTGATGACACTTCGTCATTCAAATGTGCAGAGCCATTTGCAAAATATAAATGAGAGCAGCTTTCTCTTCCTAAAATTGGGGATAAGAAAATAAGAATGAACAGTAAGGACCACACTGTAGACAAAACAGAAATCTCTTGCTGGGAAATAACAATAACATATTTTTAGgtgggtgtgtgtgtgtgtgtgtgtgtgtgtgtgtgtgtgtgtgtgtgtgtgcgtgtgtgtgtacAGAAAGAGAGAAGGGGTGggggggagcaaaaagaaaagaatctCCTACTACTTTAATAAGGCTAGCAATATTATTTTTAAGAATCAATAATCATGCTTGAAGTAAACAAACTATGCTTTTAAAGATGAAATTAAAATACAACAACTACCCAAAAAAAATATTTTCGtccctaataataataataataataataataataataataattgttatggaaagtcaatcattatattatttctgtgtacattctgtattctgtattcctatttaggatttcttatttaggatttcttcctaattagtataacacaattataggaatcaattgtatataaatacccatgtacagattaattgaaatatatgagaatcatctctttctacatggtatcagagcaggtcatctatctagggtgattatttgttctcactacccagctcaggagagaccttggccgccgaccggccgtttcgactccgatcaacattgccagcgtcgcctcaatcccctcattccacttcctaaataggaatacagaatacagaatatacacagaaataatataatgattgactttccataacactccccctcaagttggagcatagatgttgttaatcatgcccaacttgttacaaatgtagtcaatcctagctccattcagagtttttgtgaaaatatctcctaatcgCTTCCGCTTTGATATGTCCTGAGATGATGAtcattgttgaatcttttcacgaacaaagtgacaatcaatctcaatatgtttggtccgctcatgaaatacagtattttataagcaatctgaggctggtctaattctcctggtagtctatgtggatgacattatcatcactgggagtgactctgcaagtatttcatctcttaaaaccttcctccaaacccagtttcagaccaaagacttgggattattaaagtattttttgggtattgaagttatgagaagtaagaagggtattttcttgtctcaaagaaaatatgtccttgatctattgacagagacaggaaaattaggtgctaagccttgtagtgcaccaatgactccaaatttacaactgttagcaggggatagtgagttgtttgaagatccagagagatcaggagattggtaggaaaattgaactaccttctgTCACTCGtcccgacattgcttatgccgttagtatggtaagtcggtttatgtcttccccaatgttgctcattgggaagccttgggacaaatcttgtgctatctgaaggagctcggaagaggtttgttatatggtaatcatgggcatttaaatgttgaatgtttttcgatgCCGACTGGCCTGGATCTAAGGTTCATAGGAGGTCAACTCTTTGGATATTGTgctttttgttggaggaaatttggtgtcttggaaaagcaagaagcgagtgtagtttctcgatctagtctgaatccgaatacagagccatggcacaatcaagatgtgaggtaatgtggatatttcaattactagatgagacagttttaagacccctgctgcgaaattgtggtgtgataatcaagtcgctctccatattgcttctaatccggtatttcatgagcggaccaaacatattgagattgattgtcactttgttcgtgaaaagattcaacaatgaTCATCTCAACAGACATATCAAAGCGGAGAGcgattaggagatattttcacaaaagctctgaatggagctaggattgactacatttgtaacaagttgggcatgattaacatctatgctccaacttgagggggagtgttatggaaagtcaatcattatattatttctgtgtatattctgtattctgtattcctatttaggatttcttatttaggatttcttcctaattagtataacacaattataggaatcaattgtatataaatacccatgtacagattaattgaaatatatgagaatcatctctttctacaataataataataataactgaacCCAAAACATAATAAAGGCTCGTTAAACTCTCTCATAGAtcactttctaatatttttaccGTGAATATGGATTTGGGGGGATATGATATGAATTCAATCCATCAGAGTATCATGAACACAATCTAAGGAGATAAGTCaaacagaacaaaatcagtttcttATTAAATAACTGACCTGATGAAACATGTTTTTTTATTACCACTATACCAAATATACACATGACATTCAAATTTTTTAAGCCCACAACTCTTTTGGAGTTTATAATTAATGATACCCATTCGCATGGATATACTTGCAAACATCAAATTAAACAAAGCCTAACTACAGCTTCCTAAAAGCAAGCTACTATATAAGGATTGTTGACTGACAAGCTTGATCTCAATTGAGTTTGAGGTTTGTTGACTCCGGGTTAAATGTGAAACCGAGTGTTCACGCCAATTCTGCAATTTGCTTTGGAGTGACTCAAACTCCCAACAGAAAAcaaatgaaaataaatgaatatataacAGGAAGGCAATGACTTTCTACTTGTATCATACATACCCAGTTGCCTCAAGGAACCATCATTGCAGAGAGATGCGCCTCCAACACTATTTATTTTTTCCTGTCCACTAGATGGAGAATCAAATTTGACACAATTCACAGCAGGAATTTTGCAAGAAACATTCCTGTCTGATACTTGGACCTCTGGTTGGCAGTTTTTAGACAATTTGATCCCATCATCAAGCAAGTGAGATTGATTAGGAAGCATCCCAATGCTAGAGGTAGTTGAACTATTTAAGATAGACGACCTACTCACAGATGCCTGCTGCTCAATCACAGGCAATTCATCATCAAAATCATGCTGGTTCAAAATGGTGCCAGATTGATGAAGAGTTTTTGACACGTTAGCAGGATGTGGACATTGCAGATCTTGGTGAATTTCTAAAGGAGCTGGAGAGGGTGAAGAATTATGTAAAGCTTTAAGACAACAATGCAATGAGCCTCGTGCATCTGTATCTTGAAATGCATAAGATGTCTCAGCTGCCGAATATGAACCCGGCACATCTGACCAGCCCATCTTGATAATGTCAGCCATAGAAACATGCCCAGAAGGACCCCTAACCAAAGCAGCTTGAGAACCTCTGGAACTTTGTTCAGATGAAGAGATGGCACCACCAGTTCCAACAGTTTTCCTTGAATTCCGTCCATTATCATAACTGGAAGAATCGTTATAGTAGAAACTCCAGATCAATCAAAATGAAATAATGGAttcaatcaaataataacaaacacaaaaGAGTTAACAAGACTAAACACATCTGTGTGATCAATTACTTGCAAAGATTGAACATTAACTAAACAAACAAATACCAAGAGAAAATTCTATTCTCCTCCAAAGTTACAAGCAGACCAATTTCTCTCAATATGCTATTTAGCAGAAGGAGCACAGTGCTCATTTCAGTATGCTGAAAGGCAAGTAATGGGCAAATAACACAAAGCATCATCATATATCAACTAAGGTGGCATGCTCCTTCCTCCAGCACATGACTTAAAGCCAAATGAAATTCCCATAGAAATTTTTGCTCATGGTAAAAGATAGAAATTTTTACATCTCCACTAACTGAAAATCTCAAAACCCTGGTATAAGATAGGCATGCTGAAATATGCACAGCTAAAAGAGAGATGAAAAAAGAAGAGAGGACATAATCAGAAGTTACTATTAAAGGATTATTATTGCAATTTCCCCTCTCTCTCCATTTTTTCAAATGCTTGTATCACTCGTATATACATTGATATCTCAATAACATGATCAAAGTAGCAGAGACCTAGATATTTGAAGGCCTACATCACTAATCAGTTTTTTTAACTCAAatgagattagaagaaaagaggATCAAAGACATTTACAGAGTCCATTTGGCTTTCAACTGGCATTGAGAAAGCACCATCTTGAATGTGCTAATTAGAGGCCATAAAACTTTATTCCCTAAATAAATTAATATCATTACAATTTGTTCAGCCTTTTTTCTCATATgaatgataatatatatatatatatatatatatatctttttcaAATATGTTCCTTTAACATCACTTAGGAGTGCATAGGCACTTTGTGGCTTACACCTAGGCTTGATGGACTTTTGGTGCCTTTAACAGCATtggaacaagaaattaaaattgaaaactgTCAAGCATGCATACATTTTAACCAAGTTGAAAATATCCAGTCTTCCTTAGGTTTATTCTATAAATTTTAACTAAAGACATAATGTTAGACATATGGAGGACAAAAACTGACAAGGATTTCCTATTAGAACTAACCTATGAAATGAAGGATGCTCATTCATAGTTCTCACACGATAAGTCAAAGGTGACGAAGAAGTTATTGAAGAAGCAATGTACGGATTCTCTCTCATGTATGAAGCTTTATCAAGGTCTGCCAGGAGGACAAAAGTTCACGTAGTAAGAATATGCAAATATTGATATCCAGCTCAATAGCCAATATCACCAGTCACCAACTAATCGACAAGACAAGTGTTTCACATTTTACGGTCAGATAAACACACCATTATAGCTGATTTGAGATGATGCATGTCCAACAGTATATTCAGCACCAAC carries:
- the LOC110671390 gene encoding uncharacterized protein LOC110671390 isoform X2; translation: MGSETEGSNANGSQIPPGMKKMVHTLREIVNNNCSDYEIYSVLCDCDMDPNDAVQRLLSQDVFHEVKSKRERRKEMKETQESKARGSNNGHRGVKVGAEYTVGHASSQISYNDLDKASYMRENPYIASSITSSSPLTYRVRTMNEHPSFHSYDNGRNSRKTVGTGGAISSSEQSSRGSQAALVRGPSGHVSMADIIKMGWSDVPGSYSAAETSYAFQDTDARGSLHCCLKALHNSSPSPAPLEIHQDLQCPHPANVSKTLHQSGTILNQHDFDDELPVIEQQASVSRSSILNSSTTSSIGMLPNQSHLLDDGIKLSKNCQPEVQVSDRNVSCKIPAVNCVKFDSPSSGQEKINSVGGASLCNDGSLRQLGRESCSHLYFANGSAHLNDEVSSTAASLQQLSLEKEAKLVLTSEDDCAVVFPNDMRTLGADCSHLSFGTYNTGVHAASSGPLASNPSKSNMKEASSVIDRNSGYFGESLCSEQLELMRQNNHKVNNGHDYTSPESVPDSCFKNIQGPSSPWSVVINPHARNLPPLHRELQASSTPVPVDLLASAVQSVRDSDWAYSSFPGTLSLTSKFIDIVSSAVSPTVPMAEICSGSFSIPKSHSSTLPGVAFGAGHVLPQHLMAHPQSTLSLEELISLSGYSAVPQTYPCTPTALQRAYQDSSANISVLHDPLAGMKYHLQQLEGVSPRSSLPLSSANISGYGGLGNPTNLCGRFLNDLSTTPNVGLGNPTNFSVNFLNDLSTTTNGSAAGCNDFLHAQYEEGNNFTMPQKDGPGSRTLSTVPDNGYYNSRGQGQLFSTYQQGQQLSQNYGALGCTNVDHYRQRISRDEQQKLGDLAFRSSQGPSTQLHPFRQHIY
- the LOC110671390 gene encoding uncharacterized protein LOC110671390 isoform X3, whose translation is MADIIKMGWSDVPGSYSAAETSYAFQDTDARGSLHCCLKALHNSSPSPAPLEIHQDLQCPHPANVSKTLHQSGTILNQHDFDDELPVIEQQASVSRSSILNSSTTSSIGMLPNQSHLLDDGIKLSKNCQPEVQVSDRNVSCKIPAVNCVKFDSPSSGQEKINSVGGASLCNDGSLRQLGRESCSHLYFANGSAHLNDEVSSTAASLQQLSLEKEAKLVLTSEDDCAVVFPNDMRTLGADCSHLSFGTYNTGVHAASSGPLASNPSKSNMKEASSVIDRNSGYFGESLCSEQVGCLSDAHQLNANVKNHNLSVSSQLELMRQNNHKVNNGHDYTSPESVPDSCFKNIQGPSSPWSVVINPHARNLPPLHRELQASSTPVPVDLLASAVQSVRDSDWAYSSFPGTLSLTSKFIDIVSSAVSPTVPMAEICSGSFSIPKSHSSTLPGVAFGAGHVLPQHLMAHPQSTLSLEELISLSGYSAVPQTYPCTPTALQRAYQDSSANISVLHDPLAGMKYHLQQLEGVSPRSSLPLSSANISGYGGLGNPTNLCGRFLNDLSTTPNVGLGNPTNFSVNFLNDLSTTTNGSAAGCNDFLHAQYEEGNNFTMPQKDGPGSRTLSTVPDNGYYNSRGQGQLFSTYQQGQQLSQNYGALGCTNVDHYRQRISRDEQQKLGDLAFRSSQGPSTQLHPFRQHIY
- the LOC110671390 gene encoding uncharacterized protein LOC110671390 isoform X1 encodes the protein MGSETEGSNANGSQIPPGMKKMVHTLREIVNNNCSDYEIYSVLCDCDMDPNDAVQRLLSQDVFHEVKSKRERRKEMKETQESKARGSNNGHRGVKVGAEYTVGHASSQISYNDLDKASYMRENPYIASSITSSSPLTYRVRTMNEHPSFHSYDNGRNSRKTVGTGGAISSSEQSSRGSQAALVRGPSGHVSMADIIKMGWSDVPGSYSAAETSYAFQDTDARGSLHCCLKALHNSSPSPAPLEIHQDLQCPHPANVSKTLHQSGTILNQHDFDDELPVIEQQASVSRSSILNSSTTSSIGMLPNQSHLLDDGIKLSKNCQPEVQVSDRNVSCKIPAVNCVKFDSPSSGQEKINSVGGASLCNDGSLRQLGRESCSHLYFANGSAHLNDEVSSTAASLQQLSLEKEAKLVLTSEDDCAVVFPNDMRTLGADCSHLSFGTYNTGVHAASSGPLASNPSKSNMKEASSVIDRNSGYFGESLCSEQVGCLSDAHQLNANVKNHNLSVSSQLELMRQNNHKVNNGHDYTSPESVPDSCFKNIQGPSSPWSVVINPHARNLPPLHRELQASSTPVPVDLLASAVQSVRDSDWAYSSFPGTLSLTSKFIDIVSSAVSPTVPMAEICSGSFSIPKSHSSTLPGVAFGAGHVLPQHLMAHPQSTLSLEELISLSGYSAVPQTYPCTPTALQRAYQDSSANISVLHDPLAGMKYHLQQLEGVSPRSSLPLSSANISGYGGLGNPTNLCGRFLNDLSTTPNVGLGNPTNFSVNFLNDLSTTTNGSAAGCNDFLHAQYEEGNNFTMPQKDGPGSRTLSTVPDNGYYNSRGQGQLFSTYQQGQQLSQNYGALGCTNVDHYRQRISRDEQQKLGDLAFRSSQGPSTQLHPFRQHIY